The Solanum lycopersicum chromosome 6, SLM_r2.1 genome has a window encoding:
- the LOC101251387 gene encoding uncharacterized protein: MASNLGPAFAYTVVYCKDVAKSVAFYAKAFGYNVRRLDENRKWGELESGATTIAFTPVHQHETDDITGHVQTPQSRGDRQPIELCFDYVDIDAAYKRAIENGAMAVSEPEEKKWGQKVGYVRDPDGNIVRLGSHVKS; encoded by the exons atggcATCTAATTTGGGTCCAGCATTTGCTTATACAGTGGTGTATTGTAAAGATGTTGCTAAATCTGTTGCTTTTTATGCTAAAGCTTTCGGCTACAACGTTCGTCGCTTAGACGAAAATCGCAA ATGGGGAGAATTAGAGAGCGGCGCCACGACAATAGCATTCACACCTGTGCACCAGCACGAGACGGATGACATAACGGGTCACGTCCAGACCCCTCAGTCCCGGGGCGATAGACAACCTATTGAACTTTGTTTCGATTATGTGGACATTGATGCTGCCTACAAG AGGGCAATTGAAAATGGGGCAATGGCTGTGAGCGAACCGGAGGAGAAGAAATGGGGACAGAAAGTTGGATATGTGAGAGACCCAGATGGTAATATAGTCAGATTGGGAAGCCATGTCAAATCGTAA